One window from the genome of Yamadazyma tenuis chromosome 7, complete sequence encodes:
- a CDS encoding uncharacterized protein (EggNog:ENOG503P0EK; COG:S) codes for MQNSQKLKHTMGNLRFTAAKTSTISKRNLFGSPSKKNKSPIKDLLPSQAKYKQNLKAKHLPSNELGSPKKSSSSDSRLAIDDYNVELDYQLSKKHDIITAIDTIISNQWSEASTINTRYSSKEDVISKSMEHLVFQLKGLAMSTKAEIMKYRTTHIPQGLVTTNQLYSIFDKEGNTFVDRNIELSIRKGQIRKFVITNAAPIIQTSNDQARNGKITYGYENVEVLVKTGVFYSKIQETLSKLTDSFQIKVLQKFEKFTKENPTTLFISTEDSFLESELTTLVELGFITLTSNHKNEIESQQYALSFPNCGTYLKLVNNGRSWLVKTLNKCKFHELLESELFNRWEGIDLNDNSKMSNFRKPFYGFDLNWILADALGAGIIEVFNTPVGRGWKLTGKR; via the coding sequence ATGCAAAATTCGCAAAAACTAAAACATACTATGGGTAACTTAAGGTTCACTGCAgcaaaaacttcaactaTTTCTAAAAGGAATTTGTTTGGTTCaccttccaagaagaataaaaGTCCCATAAAGGACCTCCTACCTTCACAAGCAAAATATAAGCAGAATTTGAAAGCTAAACACCTACCTAGTAATGAATTAGGATCCCCAAAGAAGTCATCCAGCCTGGATTCCAGATTAGCTATCGATGACTACAACGTTGAACTAGACTACCAGCTCTCCAAAAAGCATGACATCATCACAGCTATAGACACTATAATTTCCAACCAGTGGTCGGAGGCATCAACAATAAATACACGTTATTcatccaaagaagatgtgatttccaaatcaaTGGAACACCTAGTATTCCAACTAAAAGGGCTAGCGATGTCTACAAAGGCAGAAATCATGAAGTACAGAACTACGCATATTCCCCAAGGGCTTGTGACAACCAACCAGCTTTACTCCATTTTCGACAAGGAAGGTAATACGTTTGTCGATAGGAATATAGAGTTGTCTATCAGGAAGGGCCAGATCAGGAAATTTGTTATCACCAACGCTGCTCCCATTATCCAGACGTCAAACGATCAGGCCCGCAATGGCAAGATCACATATGGGTACGAGAATGTAGAGGTATTGGTCAAAACAGGTGTTTTCTACAGTAAAATCCAAGAAACATTGTCTAAATTAACAGACAGTTTCCAGATCAAAGTCTTGcagaagtttgaaaaattcacaAAGGAAAACCCAACAACATTGTTTATTAGTACTGAAGACTCTTTCTTGGAGTCTGAATTGACTACGCTTGTGGAATTAGGGTTTATCACATTGACCTCCAACCATAAGAATGAGATTGAGTCTCAGCAGTATGCATTATCTTTCCCTAATTGTGGAACCTATTTGAAACTCGTCAATAATGGCCGGTCATGGTTGGTcaagactttgaacaagtgtAAATTTCATGAGCTTTTGGAGCTggaattgttcaacagATGGGAAGGTATTGACTTAAATGATAACAGCAAAATGTCCAACTTTCGTAAGCCCTTCTACGGATTTGACTTGAATTGGATATTGGCAGACGCTCTTGGAGCTGGAATTATAGAGGTGTTTAACACACCAGTTGGAAGAGGCTGGAAACTTACTGGCAAGAGATAG
- a CDS encoding uncharacterized protein (EggNog:ENOG503P9F1; COG:J): MFGFARNTSSALVPVSKQSSRYASRGKKVVSKFKKVDIQLLKDHPTLGQKGEVVSVKAGFMRQQLHPFKYASYTLNGLRIPVVEKKVAVVNTPPVVTSASIQKPSVGSFNKEDFSALFDTLKTSGKNKRTSKSEISFESINESSSSEGSFSASEIREYVPSVITLVTGKGVSLPVTKAALATHVFNVSGLEIPQSAIRIADSSKKPITSIEAAGEYSWVIDTPENLPVRISLTVQ, from the coding sequence ATGTTTGGGTTTGCTAGGAACACCTCCAGCGCCTTGGTACCTGTGTCCAAGCAGAGTAGTCGGTATGCATCGCGAGGAAAGAAGGTGGTGAGtaagttcaagaaagtCGACATTCAGTTGTTAAAAGACCATCCCACCCTCGGCCAAAAAGGTGAGGTTGTTTCTGTTAAAGCTGGATTTATGAGACAACAATTGCACCCATTCAAATACGCCTCCTACACGTTGAACGGCCTTCGAATCCCAGTTGTCGAGAAAAAGGTAGCTGTGGTGAATACACCACCTGTAGTGACTTCTGCATCAATTCAGAAACCAAGTGTTGGCTCCTTCAATAAAGAGGATTTTTCTGCCTTGTTCGACACATTGAAGACCTCCGGTAAGAACAAGAGAACTTCGAAGCTGGAGATTTCCTTCGAAAGCATCAACGAATCAAGCAGCTCAGAAGGTAGCTTCAGTGCTTCTGAAATCAGAGAATACGTTCCTTCCGTTATCACACTTGTGACTGGAAAAGGTGTGTCTTTGCCTGTCACCAAAGCCGCCTTGGCCACTCATGTGTTCAATGTATCTGGTTTGGAGATTCCTCAATCAGCTATTCGAATCGCCGATAGTTCCAAAAAACCAATCACTTCCATTGAAGCGGCAGGCGAATACTCATGGGTCATCGATACACCTGAAAACCTCCCGGTTCGTATCTCTCTTACTGTGCAATGA
- the BCD1 gene encoding Box C/D snoRNA accumulation (COG:S; EggNog:ENOG503P368), with protein MSDTSALCSICLESSAKYTCPACTARTCSMECIKRHKKQTECTGKVDQSKFIPKKELAASALHINRDYNFLLQMGREISVGKTDVKVNARNVFKRGNNSNYNRNKRPKLEASDAHLTDHRITAVKKHFPENTPYLTRRENTMCVILPDGMSRSTSNKSGYDKKSQTFTWTVQWLFIDAKGVTQKDFLSYRISETATLRDAVPLNVLQSVQENIQKDQLKFYLKNVFAQPKSHHNLYISLDGDAVLANTLKDTVVLEYPTIYVSTEELTVNVVGVEKAYLEDSGSDTESESDSDHSDSDTDSDFSSSSNDSSDQSGSDDEAPEELPINASKPSEPLA; from the coding sequence ATGTCTGACACCAGTGCATTGTGTTCTATATGTTTAGAATCCCTGGCCAAGTACACATGTCCCGCATGTACTGCTCGAACATGCTCAATGGAGTGTATTAAACGACATAAAAAACAGACTGAATGTACGGGGAAGGTGGACCAATCGAAGTTCattccaaagaaggaattaGCAGCAAGTGCTTTGCATATCAATAGAGACTACAACTTTTTACTCCAGATGGGACGCGAAATCCTGGTGGGGAAAACAGACGTAAAGGTCAACGCCCGCAATGTGTTCAAGCGTGGGAACAACTCCAATTATAACAGAAATAAAAGACCCAAATTAGAAGCATCCGATGCTCATCTCACAGATCACAGAATAACTGCGGTTAAGAAGCATTTCCCAGAAAATACTCCGTACCTTACCCGTCGTGAAAACACCATGTGTGTTATTCTCCCCGATGGAATGTCCAGGTCAACTAGCAATAAGAGTGGATACGATAAGAAACTGCAGACCTTTACATGGACAGTCCAGTGGCTATTTATTGATGCTAAAGGAGTAACTCAAAAGGATTTTCTCAGTTACAGAATCAGTGAAACAGCCACACTTCGAGATGCTGTACCGTTGAATGTGCTACAAAGTGTACAGGAAAACATACAAAAAGACCAGTTGAAGTTCTACCTTAAGAATGTGTTTGCCCAACCTAAGTCCCACCATAACTTGTACATATCATTGGATGGGGATGCCGTGTTAGCAAACACATTGAAAGATACAGTAGTCTTGGAGTACCCAACCATCTACGTATCCACCGAGGAGCTCACCGTCAAcgttgttggtgttgaaaagGCATATCTCGAAGATTCTGGCAGCGACACTGAGAGTGAGAGCGATAGTGACCACAGCGATAGTGATACGGACCTGGACTTCAGCTCCAGCTCTAATGACTCACTGGACCAATCGGGATCTGACGATGAGGCTCCCGAAGAGCTTCCTATAAATGCATCAAAGCCTTCAGAACCATTAGCATAG
- the ZTA1_2 gene encoding NADPH:quinone reductase (EggNog:ENOG503NV2G; COG:C) produces MTTVFRKANENDRNVEASLYIGNLDPKVTETILYELFVQFAPVRSLHLPKDRVLRAHQGFGFVEFKNPKDTEYVVSALKGVRLYGKLLRLRQLEAGKPSSTQPSKSVSTADVGAKIFVNNLNPLIDEKFLAETFSAFGTVIGSPQIVRDPQTGESKGHGFVDFDDFDSSDKAIESLNGKMLMNCLITVAYAFKGTNQKVRHGDKAERVLAANAKKRIQNSTPSDGTDGAGEGGRRKRGGLSNYGPVYKVYTTQINQEISIFKRTMYSFPKSQKAIVLTGTSDTYEVLKYQDVPTPQIESPKGIIIKGKYAAVNFVETYFRKGWNSPQIPLILGRDGAGEIAAVGSEVKDFKVGDKVVYLLKNSYSEYIKTSAEEQRISKLPADTTEKDLELYGSLPAQAITAYIFAEKAGYTPKTGDHVLVWTAAGGVGQVLVQLLNDFGVNVIGLSSTDEKLEFVKSLGAKYTINYKTDDVVSKVKEFTEGKGVNAVYDAVGKASFDTTIASLGQNGVFISYGTSSGAIPPVNLGILTPKNLVFTKPNLFGFLPDRNTWNYYLNKVIYDYKSGRVKYSPVVYDMKDYAKVTELLEAGSTSSKFVLKI; encoded by the exons ATGACTACAGTGTTTCGAAAGGCAAATGAAAACGACAGAAACGTCGAAGCCTCGTTGTACATAGGGAATTTGGACCCTAAAGTGACCGAGACAATACTCTATGAATTATTTGTACAATTTGCTCCCGTGAGATCGCTTCATCTCCCCAAAGATCGAGTGCTAAGAGCACACCAAGGatttgggtttgtggaatTTAAGAACCCTAAAGACACCGAGTACGTGGTACTGGCATTGAAGGGCGTCCGCCTTTACGGGAAGCTTCTTCGACTTCGCCAATTGGAGGCCGGAAAACCCTCCTCTACACAACCTTCTAAGTCTGTGTCTACAGCAGACGTGGGAGCCAAAATATTCGTTAATAACCTTAACCCGTTGATCGATGAAAAGTTCCTTGCGGAGACGTTCTCAGCGTTTGGAACTGTGATTGGTAGTCCACAGATTGTCCGAGACCCACAAACTGGAGAGTCAAAAGGACAtgggtttgtggactttgatgattttgacaGCAGCGACAAAGCCATTGAGAGCTTGAACGGCAAAATGCTCATGAATTGTCTTATCACGGTGGCTTATGCATTCAAAGGAACCAATCAGAAGGTTAGACATGGGGATAAAGCAGAGAGAGTATTGGCAGCAAATGCAAAAAAACGGATTCAAAACAGCACTCCCTCCGACGGGACCGATGGGGCTGGCGAAGGTGGCAGAAGAAAACGAGGTGGCTTAAG TAACTACGGTCCAGTCTACAAGGTGTATACCACTCAGATTAATCAAGAGATCtccattttcaaaagaacCATGTATTCCTTTCCAAAGCTGCAAAAAGCTATTGTTCTCACTGGAACCAGTGACACCTACGAGGTTCTTAAGTATCAAGACGTCCCCACCCCACAGATCGAATCTCCAAAAGGTATTATCATCAAGGGAAAGTACGCTGCTGTCAACTTTGTTGAGACATACTTCAGAAAGGGTTGGAATTCCCCCCAAATTCCATTGATTTTAGGAAGAGATGGTGCTGGTGAAATTGCGGCTGTTGGATCCGAGGTCAAAGACTTTAAAGTGGGCGATAAAGTTGTCTActtattgaaaaattctTACTCTGAATACATTAAAACCTCTGCTGAAGAACAGCGTATTTCCAAGCTTCCAGCTGATACAACCGAGAAGGACTTGGAATTGTATGGGTCGTTACCAGCACAGGCTATAACTGCATACATTTTCGCTGAAAAGGCTGGTTACACTCCAAAGACAGGTGACCATGTATTGGTTTGGACTGCTGCTGGGGGAGTGGGGcaagtacttgttcaacttttaAATGATTTTGGTGTCAATGTTATTGGTTTGTCGTCTACCGACGAAAAATTGGAGTTCGTAAAGAGCTTGGGTGCAAAATACACCATTAACTACAAGACAGATGATGTTGTCAGTAAGGTCAAGGAGTTTACCGAAGGCAAGGGTGTCAATGCAGTCTATGATGCTGTTGGTAAAGCCTCCTTCGACACCACTATTGCGTCGTTGGGACAAAATGGGGTTTTCATTAGTTACGGAACCTCTAGTGGTGCGATTCCACCAGTTAACCTTGGAATTTTGACTCCTAAAAACCTCGTTTTTACCAAACCTAACCTTTTCGGGTTCCTTCCTGACAGAAACACTTGGAACTATTACCTCAACAAGGTTATTTATGATTACAAATCTGGTAGAGTCAAGTACCTGCCCGTTGTATATGACATGAAGGACTACGCTAAGGTTACTGAGCTTTTGGAAGCTGGTTCCACTTCGTCTAAATTTGTATTGAAAATCTAA
- a CDS encoding uncharacterized protein (EggNog:ENOG503P34X; COG:S): protein MSRSMMVAPALFHTRDYRGATVEDLDIKPAISVNPITDLSVALEIAYENEFTYLPVIHESNKKLLGVLNVGELRRHPQKVTNSFLKPVVKNYMIWFHQKAREKYDSEEHTNISSSSTTTIQKPTSKGKKFQVLTPWSPLEDLATFFNSGMYFAIITNDHSNFVYGVATPEDLTRYENSRPRL, encoded by the coding sequence ATGAGTAGATCCATGATGGTAGCACCAGCCCTTTTCCATACTCGAGACTACCGAGGAGCCACGGTCGAGGACCTAGACATCAAGCCAGCCATCTCCGTCAATCCAATCACCGACCTTAGTGTCGCTTTGGAAATCGCATACGAAAATGAATTCACCTATTTGCCAGTCATACATGAATCCAACAAAAAACTACTTGGAGTGTTGAATGTGGGAGAACTCAGACGTCACCCCCAAAAGGTCACCAACAGTTTTTTGAAGCCGGTAGTGAAAAACTATATGATATGGTTCCACCAAAAAGCCAGAGAAAAATACGACTCGGAAGAGCACACGAAtatatcttcttcatctacAACTACCATTCAAAAACCCACTTCAAAAGGTAAGAAGTTCCAGGTGTTGACTCCATGGTCACCTCTTGAAGACTTGGCTACTTTTTTCAACAGCGGGATGTACTTTGCCATTATCACTAATGACCATAGTAACTTTGTATACGGTGTTGCAACCCCTGAAGATTTAACCCGATACGAAAACTCCAGACCACGGTTGTAA
- the OLE2 gene encoding stearoyl-CoA desaturase (COG:C,I; EggNog:ENOG503NWK5) — protein MNEEVKSRYRVKKKKKTQDVNHHLLNHAATIKNSQMNQMHKRKRDLLKRINYTHTFTVLVMPVVAIVYLSRYAVSVIPQNIATLWFSVAYFNLTMLAFTCGYHKFFTHNAFITNSRVLQYYFAIFGTSMGLGSIKWWGSLHRAHHQFTDDTNKDPYSIKRGFYYSHLGWIIKRPKIESFYNSFIDHEFVKGAIDNDIFDVDVIDMEFDELDTQRKQYNERIKRLILWQHEVYFLLFITTTIIIPAVITRFYCNDSVLNGIIYPGILRMFLCQQCLLSTESICHFGEIKVSLPTQPFNDNNSAINCNNPLISILTYGQAKQNFHHEFPHDYRNDSSKFSFDPTKWFLFTLSMLGAIDNLSVTPSDLITQLRIQQRQKVLNKVKSQLNWGTPISKLPLITPQEFKRFIATSAHEDRIYIVISNVIHDITPFMEQHPGGLPLLKASHGKDATKAFFGGVYSHSTAAQNLLATMRIGYLDNGDEEEVWNKIVKEEGEVQDKSHRQEAYKSAEAA, from the coding sequence ATGAACGAGGAGGTTAAATCTCGTTACCGGgtcaaaaagaaaaagaagacCCAGGATGTCAACCACCATCTACTTAACCATGCGGCCACCATCAAGAATTCGCAAATGAACCAGATGCACAAGCGGAAACGTGATCTCCTTAAGAGAATCAATTATACTCATACTTTTACAGTGCTAGTGATGCCAGTGGTGGCAATAGTTTATTTGAGCAGATACGCTGTATCTGTGATACCGCAGAATATCGCTACCCTCTGGTTTTCGGTAGCatacttcaacttgacgaTGTTGGCGTTCACTTGTGGGTATCATAAGTTTTTCACCCATAATGCTTTTATTACTAACTCACGGGTTCTTCAGTATTATTTCGCTATATTTGGTACCAGCATGGGCCTCGGCTCCATAAAATGGTGGGGATCTCTTCATAGAGCACATCATCAGTTTACAGATGATACAAACAAAGATCCATACCTGATTAAGAGAGGATTTTACTACTCACATTTGGGGTGGATCATCAAACGGCCTAAAATCGAGTCTTTCTATAACAGCTTTATTGATCATGAGTTTGTGAAAGGTGCAATAGATAACGATATATTTGATGTGGATGTTATTGATATGGAAtttgatgagcttgataCGCAGAGAAAACAGTATAATGAAAGGATCAAGCGGTTGATTCTCTGGCAGCATGAGGTATACTTTTTACTATTTATTACCACCACCATAATCATACCTGCTGTAATCACCAGGTTTTATTGCAATGATTCTGTTCTAAATGGGATCATCTATCCAGGTATCCTCCGTATGTTTTTGTGCCAACAGTGTTTGTTGAGTACAGAATCGATTTGTCATTTTGGTGAGATCAAAGTGTCTTTGCCCACCCAGCCATTCAATGACAATAACTCAGCTATCAACTGCAACAatccattgatttcaatctTGACATATGGACAAGCTAAACAGAACTTCCATCACGAATTTCCTCATGACTACAGAAACGACTCCTCTAAATTTTCATTTGATCCCACCAAATGGTTTTTGTTTACGCTCTCGATGCTAGGAGCCATCGACAACCTAAGTGTAACTCCTTCGGACTTAATCACTCAGTTACGAATCCAGCAGAGGCAGAAGGTATTGAACAAAGTGAAATCTCAATTGAATTGGGGAACTCCTATCTCCAAATTACCTTTAATTACTCCGCAAGAGTTCAAACGGTTCATAGCTACGTCCGCACATGAAGACCGGATTTATATTGTTATTCTGAACGTTATCCATGATATCACCCCGTTTATGGAGCAACATCCTGGAGGTTTACCTCTCCTCAAAGCCTCGCATGGTAAGGACGCTACCAAGGCATTCTTTGGGGGAGTTTACAGCCATCTGACGGCAGCCCAAAACTTGCTTGCAACCATGAGAATCGGCTATCTTGACAATGGAGATGAGGAAGAGGTGTGGAACAAAATCGTCAAAGAGGAAGGTGAAGTGCAGGACAAATCACACCGACAAGAAGCATACAAGAGTGCTGAGGCCGCTTGA
- the ssr3 gene encoding SWI/SNF and RSC complex subunit Ssr3 (COG:B,K; EggNog:ENOG503NV33; BUSCO:EOG09262IY3) — protein sequence MATHQSIPVPGSYAARNLPHSAPGALGGPVPVQGKPRPNPAAAPAIQYTPNDLSIPAKLYQDTPNLEFYKKLLDAEREIDLISVKKELDFHVIHAKSLQPSSFKKETGTLRVYVYNTCENQPWQKQLAQQRGEPVDPAAEGFWTLKVEGKFLHKEGKEATNKFSSFLSGISVDLIINEDYPHLAENQTHVVEWRDQYPQYQQRQSEFDGFDVKRPGIFNLKCKIAILIKEQTARFKMSPKFSQFIGKEEATQQESIQGIWQYILFKGLITKKEVAQVDAVTSTTPGLNDAAMAIDTAKDLTVVKCDEVLQDLLGVEQFRFSELFQLIQPHFLPRQPIILDYEIDTRRSTTLGDLALDIPVELPTDIAHLQRVTSDEHKKVFAESAQTLVQIADLNSKIALGVSKLKNLDTRRDFYKELNENPVEFIKQWTKTQSETLKSLKSDEGYDEEVVRRAQYFEDHEDVLKEKIDVLLGTTKF from the coding sequence ATGGCTACTCATCAATCTATCCCTGTACCAGGTTCGTACGCGGCCAGAAACCTCCCGCACAGTGCACCTGGTGCTTTAGGTGGACCAGTGCCGGTCCAGGGCAAACCAAGACCCAATCCTGCTGCTGCACCCGCCATTCAGTATACTCCCAACGACTTGTCAATTCCAGCAAAACTTTATCAAGATACTCCCAATCTCGAGTTCTACAAGAAACTTCTCGATGCGGAACGGGAAATCGACTTGATAAGTGTCAAGAAAGAGTTGGACTTTCATGTGATCCATGCTAAATCGTTACAACCCAGCAgtttcaagaaagaaactGGTACCTTGAGAGTTTACGTGTATAATACCTGTGAAAATCAGCCATGGCAGAAACAATTGGCCCAGCAACGAGGTGAACCCGTTGACCCAGCAGCCGAAGGATTCTGGACTTTGAAAGTAGAAGGAAAATTCTTACacaaagaaggaaaagaagcgACAAACAAGTTCAGCTCCTTCTTATCGGGTATATCAGTTGACTTGATTATTAACGAAGACTATCCGCACTTGGCCGAGAATCAAACGCATGTGGTTGAATGGAGAGACCAATACCCCCAGTATCAACAAAGACAGAGTGAATTTGATGGGTTCGATGTTAAGAGACCTGGAATCTTCAACTTAAAGTGCAAAATTGCCATCTTGATTAAAGAGCAAACGGCCAGGTTTAAAATGAGTCCTAAATTTAGCCAATTCATCGGCAAAGAAGAGGCCACTCAACAAGAATCTATTCAAGGAATCTGGCAGTACATTTTATTCAAAGGcttgatcaccaaaaagGAAGTAGCTCAAGTAGATGCTGTGACCAGCACCACTCCTGGCCTTAACGATGCTGCAATGGCCATTGACACTGCCAAGGACTTGACGGTAGTGAAGTGTGACGAGGTTTTGCAAGATTTGTTAGGAGTAGAGCAGTTTAGGTTCAGCGAATTATTTCAACTTATTCAGCCTCATTTCTTGCCCAGGCAACCGATAATATTGGACTATGAAATCGACACCAGGAGGTCCACCACCTTAGGCGACTTAGCGCTTGATATTCCTGTGGAGTTACCCACGGACATTGCGCACTTGCAAAGAGTCACCAGCGATGAGCACAAGAAAGTGTTTGCAGAATCTGCTCAAACGCTCGTACAAATTGCCGATTTGAACAGTAAAATAGCGTTGGGTGTTAgcaagttgaaaaacttggacacGAGAAGAGACTTCTACAAAGAGTTAAACGAAAACCCTGTGGAGTTCATTAAACAGTGGACCAAGACTCAGCTGGAAACCCtcaagagtttgaagagcGATGAAGGGTACGACGAAGAAGTGGTCAGAAGAGCCcaatactttgaagaccACGAAGAcgtgttgaaagaaaaaatcGATGTATTATTAggcaccaccaagttctgA
- a CDS encoding uncharacterized protein (COG:E; EggNog:ENOG503NUN0) has translation MSKENKVEVVTSNLESTSNDDLEYGIDVDASKRAELQRGLKPRHIQLIAIGGVIGTGLFVGSGAALSTCGPAALLTSYLIMSVVIYGVMLYLAEMATYLPLKGSSISTFATRYVDKSLGFAMGWNYWYSYNMLVPTEITAAGIVVKYWTDKVPVGVWITIFWLVIVGLNCLAVKYYGEAEFWFASLKIFCILGLIVTGIVIFFGGAPTHDRLGFRYWNEPGSFAQHLASGNTAKFLDVWTSIIKSAFAFIQGPELVALAAGEAKKPRQNIPFAARTFVYRVIFFYVLGALVIGVIVPYTNPNLLSGSGNGASSPFVIGIKNAGIKVLDHIVNAVILTSAWSSGNSYLYASTRSLLGLAREGYAPKFLDKTNKYGVPITIIPCAAFSLLAYLNVSNSSAEAFNWFSNICTISGLIGWVCLGISYLRFRKACSVQGIYETLPYKAPFQPYLTWFVIVFVTIVCITNGYAVFFDFNGSDFVAAYITLPLFFGLYFGHKIYMKVVHGYTRWYYPAEEIDLITGLAEVEAEDAAEPERIPKNFAEKVWFWMG, from the coding sequence ATGTCAAAGGAGAAtaaagttgaagttgttacTTCGAATCTCGAGAGTACCTCAAATGATGACTTGGAGTATGGAATCGACGTCGATGCCAGCAAAAGAGCAGAGTTGCAAAGAGGTTTAAAACCCAGACATATCCAGTTGATTgccattggtggtgttaTTGGAACCGGGTTATTTGTGGGGTCAGGGGCAGCTTTGTCTACCTGTGGACCTGCTGCCTTATTGACTTCCTACCTCATCATGTCTGTAGTCATCTACGGGGTGATGCTTTATTTAGCCGAAATGGCTACCTACTTGCCTTTGAAGGGAAGTTCAATCTCCACATTTGCAACCAGATACGTGGATAAGTCATTGGGGTTCGCCATGGGTTGGAATTATTGGTACTCGTATAACATGTTGGTACCCACCGAAATCACCGCTGCTGGTATTGTTGTGAAATACTGGACTGACAAGGTACCGGTTGGAGTGTGGATCACTATCTTCTGGCTTGTGATTGTGGGATTGAATTGCCTTGCTGTGAAATATTACGGAGAAGCCGAGTTTTGGTTTGCTTCGTTAAAGATTTTCTGTATTTTGGGTTTGATCGTCACCGGTATTGTCatcttttttggtggagcACCTACTCATGACCGTTTGGGATTCAGATATTGGAATGAACCTGGTTCATTTGCCCAGCACTTGGCGTCAGGTAACACTgccaagtttttggatgTGTGGACGAGTATCATCAAATCTGCTTTTGCATTTATCCAAGGTCCTGAATTGGTGGCCTTGGCTGCTGGTGAGGCCAAAAAACCTAGGCAGAACATTCCTTTTGCAGCCAGGACTTTTGTTTACAGagtcatcttcttctacGTGTTGGGGGCTTTGGTTATTGGTGTCATTGTCCCATACACCAACCCTAACCTTTTGAGTGGCAGTGGAAATGGTGCCTCGTCTCCATTTGTTATTGGTATTAAAAACGCTGGAATTAAGGTTCTCGACCATATCGTCAATGCAGTTATCTTGACTTCAGCCTGGTCTTCTGGTAACTCGTATTTGTATGCTTCCACCAGAAGtttgttggggttggcCAGAGAGGGTTACGCtcccaagttcttggataAAACCAACAAATACGGAGTCCCCATCACTATTATTCCATGTGCGGCCTTCAGTTTATTGGCATACTTAAACGTCAGCAACTCTTCTGCCGAAGCATTTAACTGGTTCTCCAATATTTGTACCATTTCAGGTTTAATTGGATGGGTGTGTCTTGGAATCAGTTACTTGAGATTCAGAAAGGCCTGTTCTGTGCAAGGAATTTATGAAACCTTGCCATACAAGGCACCATTCCAGCCATACTTGACGTGGTTTgtgattgtgtttgtgaCGATTGTTTGTATCACCAACGGTTATGCGGTGTTCTTTGACTTTAACGGGTCCGACTTTGTGGCCGCCTACATTACTTTACCTTTGTTTTTTGGGTTGTACTTTGGACACAAGATTTATATGAAAGTTGTCCACGGATACACCAGGTGGTACTATCCTgctgaagaaattgatttgaTCACCGGCTTGGCCGAGGTTGAGGCCGAAGACGCAGCCGAGCCTGAGAGAATCCCCAAGAACTTTGCCGAAAAAGTGTGGTTCTGGATGGGTTGA